A genome region from Carya illinoinensis cultivar Pawnee chromosome 2, C.illinoinensisPawnee_v1, whole genome shotgun sequence includes the following:
- the LOC122301377 gene encoding phragmoplastin interacting protein 1 — protein sequence MVLSNRKLKQKLRAELTESLAKSVAITNPNNDARLELDPNTQPQVSLKELLDSASQRPRLSKREKRRKTLPLQGAEAVKRSSISSIGNSEENKDDEKEKEGGSEGLGEKKKKKKEKKRKREEVEEVKDGDVKEAKQSKNKKKKKKKKKTKRAKNEEENKDAELGNEAQRVTDTNRNGDSQAHEEVTQKIYVGGIPYYSTEDDIRSYFEGCGTITQIDCMKFPESGKFRGIAIINFKTEAAAKRALALDGSDMGGLYLKIQPYKVVRANKASHFSPEIVEGYNRIYVGNLPWDVTEDDLRKLLSDCNISSIRFGMDKETGEFRGYAHVDFSDSMSLTMALKLDQQIVCGRPLKISCAVPKKGAGADSTDTRSAPARQQTENLESAGSSATSGKIRRRTCYECGEKGHLSSACPKKQNADPTNSGSS from the exons ATGGTGTTATCGAACAGGAAGCTGAAGCAGAAACTAAGAGCCGAATTAACCGAGTCCCTAGCAAAATCGGTTGCCATAACTAACCCGAACAACGATGCCCGGTTAGAATTAGACCCGAATACACAGCCACAAGTGTCTCTCAAAGAGCTTCTGGACTCGGCGAGCCAGAGACCTAGATTATCGAAGCGAGAGAAACGCAGAAAAACCCTTCCTTTGCAGGGAGCCGAGGCTGTGAAAAGGAGCAGCATCAGTAGCATTGGTAACTCGGAAGAGAATAAGGACGATGAGAAAGAGAAGGAAGGTGGGTCAGAGGGTTTAggtgagaagaagaagaagaagaaggagaagaagagaaagagagaggaggtGGAGGAAGTAAAAGATGGAGATGTGAAGGAGGCCAAGCAAtcgaagaataagaagaagaagaaaaagaaaaagaagacgaAGAGGGCTAAGAATGAGGAGGAGAACAAAGATGCTGAGCTTGGAAATGAAGCGCAACGAGTCACAGATACAAATAGGAACGGCGATAG TCAAGCGCACGAGGAGGTCACTCAAAAAATCTATGTTGGAGGTATTCCATATTACTCGACTGAGGATGATATTCGTAGCTATTTTGAAGGCTGCGGTACAATAACTCAAATTGATTGTATGAAGTTTCCTGAAAGTGGGAAGTTCAGAGGAATTGCCATTATTAATTTCAAG ACAGAAGCTGCAGCTAAACGAGCCTTGGCCCTTGACGGGTCTGACAT GGGTGGACTGTATCTGAAAATCCAGCCATACAAGGTAGTTAGAGCCAATAAAGCATCTCATTTTTCCCCAGAAATAGTGGAGGGCTACAACAGAATCTATGTTGGGAATTTGCCATGGGACGTAACTGAGGATGATCTTAGGAAGCTTTTGTCAGACTGCAACATATCATCTATACGTTTTGGTATGGACAAGGAAACAGGGGAATTTCGTGGCTATGCCCACGTTGATTTCTCTGATAGTATGTCACTCACGATGGCATTAAAGTTGGATCAGCAGATTGTATGCGGGAGACCTTTGAAGATAAGTTGTGCAGTTCCTAAGAAAGGGGCGGGAGCTGACTCAACTGATACAAGATCAGCGCCTGCAAGGCAACAGACTGAGAATCTGGAGAGTGCTGGATCTAGTGCTACCAGTGGTAAGATTAGGAGGAGGACATGCTATGAGTGTGGTGAAAAGGGCCATCTATCATCAGCTTGTCCAAAGAAGCAAAATGCTGATCCAACAAATTCTGGGTCAAGCTAA
- the LOC122301376 gene encoding aquaporin TIP1-3-like: protein MPITRIAIGAPGEASRPDAIKAAFAEFFSMLIFVFAGEGSGMAFNKMTDNGSSTPSGLVAAALAHAFALFVAVSVGANISGGHVNPAVTFGAFIGGNITFFRSILYWIAQLLGSVVACWLLKFATGGMETSAFSLSSNMSAWNAVILEIVMTFGLVYTVYATAVDPRKGNVGIVAPIAIGFIVGANILAGGAFDGASMNPAVSFGPAVVSWTWTNHWVYWLGPMAGAAIAAIVYDNIFIGEPTHQPLPSNEF from the exons ATGCCGATCACGAGAATTGCAATTGGTGCGCCTGGAGAGGCAAGTCGCCCCGATGCGATCAAGGCAGCATTTGCCGAGTTCTTCTCTAtgcttatttttgtttttgccgGGGAAGGCTCTGGCATGGCTTTCA ACAAAATGACTGATAATGGGTCATCGACACCATCTGGGCTTGTAGCTGCGGCATTGGCGCATGCATTTGCGCTTTTTGTGGCGGTTTCGGTTGGTGCAAACATTTCTGGGGGGCATGTCAACCCTGCTGTCACTTTTGGTGCTTTTATTGGTGGAAACATTACTTTCTTTAGGAGCATCTTGTATTGGATTGCACAGTTGCTAGGTTCAGTTGTCGCTTGTTGGCTCCTTAAGTTTGCCACTGGTGGAATG GAAACATCGGCATTCTCCCTATCATCCAACATGAGTGCATGGAATGCAGTGATTTTGGAGATTGTGATGACCTTTGGCCTTGTTTACACTGTGTATGCCACAGCGGTGGATCCAAGGAAGGGGAATGTAGGCATAGTTGCACCTATTGCAATTGGATTCATTGTGGGTGCCAACATATTGGCCGGAGGTGCCTTTGATGGTGCATCCATGAACCCGGCAGTCTCTTTCGGCCCCGCTGTGGTTAGCTGGACATGGACTAACCACTGGGTGTACTGGCTTGGCCCAATGGCTGGTGCCGCTATTGCGGCCATTGTCTATGACAACATCTTTATTGGCGAGCCAACACACCAGCCACTCCCCAGCAATGAGTTTTAG